Genomic window (Dyadobacter fanqingshengii):
TCAGCATAAGTGGAATCATATCCACTCAGATCGGGAGCAGGAATTTGCAATAGTTCGGCAGATCCGGATCCTGGATTTGCATTGATCGCTGAGCGGGCTTTCAGGATTTGCTGGAGCCAGTCGAGTTCGAGCTGGATCGTTTGGGCGTTATCGTGCGCTTTGCTTACCATTCTGTGAAAAGGAGTTCGTTCATCCAGGGAAGTTTGATCATACTGATCGTCCACGGGAGCTTGTTAAGAAGTATATCTATCGAAATCCGCGGAATCGCCAGGTTGTAGCCTTTTCCTGTTCGTTTCAGGCTCCCTTCTCTTGGGAAAAAGCTTCTTGCCATCGAACTCCCTGAAGTACCTTTCACGGCGGTCCAACGCCCGGCCATGGCATCGAGCAGATTTGCGATTTCCTCCCTCTCCGTTTGGGTAGGAGAAAAAGTGACGCTAATAGGTTCGGTAGGCGCCAGCCCGCACAGAATCTTATTTAACAGCAAGTCGGATTCTTCATAGCTAAAAGAATCATCCAAAAATGCCTGAATTAAAAGTGCTGCTCTATTCTGGGATTCTATTGATACAAATTGCTTATCCTCAACCAGACCAAGTCCTTTGAAAAAGAATGGCAAATAAGGCGCCGCTAATACCAACCCAGCATTTGAAATGGGAAAAGTTTCATCAAAGCCAATTTTTACATGTGAGACAGGTTGACCAGCCTTTTCCGTTGAACCTGATTTAGGCAATTTTTCATAAAATTTGGCTTTCGCTATTTGCTGAGCTACTGCTTGGCTCTCTGAGTTCTGGCTGGCGTTTTTATATGTCGTGGTGTGGGTCCATTTTGACCACATTTTTTCCAAAGCTTCTTTTTTAGAAGAGCCAGGAATCAGTTCAGCCAATAACACCGAATACTCCTCAGATGTAGAGGATCTATTTAACTGAGCCTTTAGCCATTTCGAAATCGGGTCAGAAAGTTTGGTTTCTGAAATGAGAAAAGCCTCCAGAAAGCATCTATCCAGCTTTTGCCCAAGCTTATTTTCGGAGTATACCTCAGGAGAAAGTGCGAATATCAAACTTTTCCTGAGGGTCAAATGCTCGTTTAGTTTTTCAGAAAAAGCCATGGAAATCAGTTTCAGGATTGTCTTACCGTTCAAGTGAAGTTCCAGTCGGGAAAGCATGGCCGGAGTAAAGGATTCCGATCGGATCCATCCATAAAATACCGGGTTTTTCCCCGCCAAAAAACTCTGAATCAGACCTCGAATTCCCTCCTTGTTGTACTGAGAAGCCCACCATGGCCTATGCCCGTTTCGAAGCAGATAGTCCAATAATTCCACCGACTTTGTTTCATCGTGAGGAATATGCGATTTTACATTTTGTTCCGCTGAAAGCGTTATCGGGGCCGTTGAAATCTGTTTTAAAAGCTGTGTTTTCAGGCTTTCCTTTAATTTTTGCTGAAATAATTCAGGAGATATACCCTCCCCGATTTTCCCCAAATTAATCTCAACCCGATCAAGACGGATCCATTTGCCATCCGTGTCCAACTCATCCAGGGCCTGTTCCAGCACAGGCAGCCACTCTTTTTGAAATCGGTCGCTCCACTGATTTATAGCCGCTTTCGCCCTGCCCTCGTCTTTGTAACGCAGGTCCAGAATTTGGCTATGGATCAGATGTTGTCCCATTAGTTCCCGAGAATTCTACCTATTAAGATCGCCTTCGTATCGGTACTTCTGACACTGATACTTTTCGTTCCCGCTATCAACTTAAGCGTGTCACTTTTCAGACCGCCTAACTCTTCTGGTTTAAAAGAGATTTCCTCTTTACCCTCGGTCGCCAGTTTTATGAGCTCGTCCTTAGTTATATTGGCTAAGTTTTCTATTTTCACTCCTTTGACAGCAAGGATTTCGGAGAGGATTGTTTTATCCAATGTAACTGGTTTCACGCCCACCACCACAATCTCTCTGATTGCAAGCGGATTTAGGACAATGGTCACCGTACTTTCACTGCAAATCCGCCGAACAACCTGCCTGAATCCAACCACAGCGACAGTTAGCTCCACCCCTGGGTTTGGGAAATTAATAACAAACTTGCCGTTTAAGTCGGTTTGTGTGCCAATCGTTGTTCCCTTAATAATTACTGCGGCCGCCGGAATTGGGTTTCCTTTGTTATCCCTGACGCTTCCTGTAACTCTTCTTGAAGTGCATTCAGCAGGAGAAGGGGTTTCGATTACTCCGCAATTTGAATTTTGATAGTCGAGGATCGTTTTTTCCATCTGATCCCGGCTGGCGTTTTCGACATTCATTCCCAAACAAGTGAGAAGTTGTTTCCTTTCCTCATTTCCTTCCAGAACCGAGGAACGGATTTCGTCGAGCGTGAAGCCTTTGCTTGTGGCGAGGCTATTCAGGAGAACCTGTACCCGCTGTTCAAAAGTCATATTCTCACGGCTAATTCTTCTTCGTTCGAGGGTTTCGTTGACATTAGTTTCACCCCAACAAGTCAGGATTTCCGCCGTATAGCAAGTTTTTGATTCCGGATTTTTTACCCAAATTGTTACACGGCCTTCATCAACCAGGCCGGATTCCTCGTCAGTGAGAAGATAGGTAAATGAATCGTCCCCGAGGAAATCTTTGGGGGGTATATAAAGAAACGCAGATTTGTCTTCGTCCTGCTTGACCTCGCCTCCGTTTACCGACCTGTCCGAGGAAGGCTCTACCCGGTACTTTCGCTCGACTGGCGAACGATCATTGATCATTACTTCTATGCGAATCTGTTTATTCCGGAAGGCAATCGCGAAATCCGGTCTGGCAAAAGGCGGTAAGATATCCCATTTTGAATCTCTGCAGGGATCGTCGCAATCACAGGTGCAAGCAGATCCCGCCAAACTAAGATCTCCGATCACTTTGCCCGTCGTTTGCAGATAGAGCAGGAAAAATGTCCCCCCGCGATACACTCCTGCCTCGTGAACAAGCCCTGGATTTTGTTTAAGATATTCCGAAAACTTCCGGGAGTTTTGCAGCTTCTCCGTTCGTTTCAGATAACTAAGATAAAGTCGCTGTATTTTAGTGAAATAGAACAAATCCAGGATTCGGTACAAGATCGGAGAAACACGGGTTAAAAGACCGTTATAGAGTTCCAGGTCCTGGTCGGGATCTTGTTTAGAAAAGTCAATTTTGTCCAGCAGTTTCATCCGGATCAGTAAAATATCAAGCAGGGTCTGAAGGACTTTTTTATAGCCAGTTTGAAATTTTTCCCAAATCAGATCTTTAAGACACTCGTTCAGCGATTCGACCCAGACGTTAAACTCCTCAAAATATTCTAATACCTGCTTCTCCAGTTCGGGCTCAAAGAGTTCATTTCTTCCTTTTTCAATAAATTTCTTATTCATTTCCTGCAGGAAATTGATGATTTCCTTGATGTCTCGGATCAATCCTATCAGCTGAAGGCGATGATGTAAATATTCCTCCTGAAGATCGTTCCAGCCGCAATGTTCAACATCAAGAAGTCCTCCGGCATCTAAATGCAACGTTTCCAGGTGAATCGGGAGATTGAACTGTCTGATTAATTTCTCTACCTCATCTTTTGCCTGGTCAATCTCCTGATCCAAATGCCCTTCAATTCTCAAAAAAGGATAGGCTTCAAGGTCGTAATTCAAGGGAGACTCCAAAAATGTTCCGTTTGGATTCGGCACATCCGGCTGATTATCATAGCTGAGAATCTCTTGTCGATCTGCCGACCAAAGGTGTTTGTTCTCAGCATCCATCCAGGTTTTTTCAAGCGAAAACCAGCTTCCAAGCGTTCCTTTGCTTTTCAGGTTATAATAGTAGGGAATACTCCTTTGACCCAATACCCCCTGCTTTTCCTTGCTCGGCGTAATTTTCACAGGGAATTCTGCCGGGCGGGGATTATTTAGTATCTCAAGTTCAAGAGTTTCGATCATGAGCACCAGCCTTCGGTAACGTTGTGCGGTAACATCTTTGAGGAGTTTCTGTTCGTTGAAAATAGGCGGTTGCACAAATCCACGACGGTATTTGTAAAACTCTTCTGCATTTTCAGTTTCCGGCCTGGCTTTTCCCAGCAGCATATGAAGTGGAAAAAGAGAAGGATCTGTCGGACAGGAATACCAGAGCGAGAGACCCGCTTCCACAAATTCCTCCCAAGCTAAGGCCAGTTCTTTGAAGAAATCCCACAGGTATTGGACACCTTTGATATCGGCCGCCAGCGCGTTAAGACTGATTTGAACTTGGGCGATTTTCGATATGATGGCCGCCTGGTCAAATGGATTGTTAAAGCCAAAGCTCTTTCCCAGAATGGGTTCAAAAACAGAATAACCTCTTTTTAAATTTTCCCAAAATTCTGGCTTGATTGTTTCCAGAATGGTATCCTGGTAGTGTTTTACAAAAGCTTGCAGCTGATTCGATTCAAGATCAGCGGGGCTAAAAAGTGGTTTTTTCAATCGAAATGTCTTTAAGTTCGGAGCTCCCGAGAAGCTCCCGGAAACGTTTGCTGATCTGGTCAGGATCAGGTCCAGGTCGGTTTGACTTACGAGTAATCTTCTTAACGAAAAAATCCGGTCTTTACCCTTGTCATCACAGGCATTGCCCAGACAGGATTTAAGATCGCGGTCGAATATTTCAATAAAAAGCAGAACATATTTGTCAGTTAAAAAGGCAGTCGGGTTGTTCAGCTTTTTGACTCCGGTCTCGTCCACAGGTTTTTCAGAAAGCATCTCCCAGAGCTCCACATCCTGTACCAAAACCCCAAGCCCGTTTGGAGATTCAAACGGCCTGTAACTCACTCCTTCCGGAATCACGTAGCGACGATAGTGAGTACCGATAAAGTCTGTTCCGATTTGTATCAAAAAGCCTTCTGAGGTGATACCAAGTCCTTTGGAGATTTTTAAGCCATCCGGAAAGGGTTGAATCTGAAGCCCGCAAACAATCCCGATTCCGATCAATTTGGATCGGGTGAGCCTGTTTTGCTGATCCAGATAGGCGCTGAGCTGATTGAGCTGGTCGCTGGTGAGCACCTGGCTGCCTTCAAAAATTGGATATGTCGGAATGATCTGGCTCATAGGACGGTAGGTTTAGAATTCTCCTAATGATGAAAAATTGAGTATGATGGCATCGGCCAGCGTGTCGTCTTCGGCGCAATCATGGAGTGTGCCTGAAGGATATACATTGCGGACTTTTCCAAAAACCTCTATCAGTTCAGCAAGGGCTGTTGAAAGTTGTTTCGGATGCTGAGGGTTTTTGAGCGATTCGAGCAACCAGATTTTCCAGGCTTGCTCCAGCTCCTCCATATGCTCCGGGCTGATCCAGCAAATCGTCAAAAAGATGTGAGCGGGGGCCTCAGTTTTAAGTTTATTTTCAAGGAATTTCCTGAAATCCCTGTTGATAAACCGACCGGCCCAAAATGGAAGCAATACGTGGGCAATGCAGGTGTAGGGATCGTCAAGTGTGCATTCGCATTCCTCCTGGAAATGCGGATCAAGTAATCGGTCTTCAATCAATTCATTGACTGACAAATCCGATTCATCGACGAACTTGTATTTCCCCTTGTGTCTTGGACGCAAGAGAATATGCTCAATAAGGTGTGTTCCTTCATGGCTGAAAAACTCCCTCAGTATAAGTGCCTGGATTTTTTCGACCGCTTTCATTTCTTCACCACCCTGAACAAGAAACTCACTCCCGTTTGCTAAAAGTACTTCAAAGTCTCGCGAGAGCATGATTGTTCCGCCTTCCAGATCTAGCCTGGGTTCGGTTTGCGTGGTGATCACAGTTTTCCCGGCAATTACATCAAGTTTAAAAATTGTGTAATTAGTCAAAAACTCCTCGCCGTTAAGTATCAAGCTGATATTAATATCGGGTGCGTGTGAAAGTGCAACCCGATGATCGCCGGCTATTGTCAGCTCCTGTTTTTCAACATCTACTGCGAGAACTTCAAGGTTTTTCACGAAACGAATCGAGTCACCTTTGGTAGGATTTTGATCGGCCGTTAGCTTAATTCTGGAACCCTGAGCGTCGGCTGTTGCAAGGGTAACCGGCAAAGGCGCAAAACCATTTTGCAATAGAAGGGGATTTCCCCAGGTACCGTCAAGAAGCTGTGCTGCAAGTATGGTGTTGAAATCAGTTTCTACGCTTTTGGCCAACAAACCTCCCCTGATGGGATCAATAATCGAGAAATGATACGGAGATTCTGTATCAGGATCCAACTGATAACCGCTTGGCCTATACGCCGCAGCAATCATATCCCAAATGTGTTTTTTGATCCGGGCATCAGCCAAGGTTATCAGTTCCGCCTCAGAGTCGGCATCGGGGACCTCCTGCTCTATTTTCCCAAAAAGAACAGCATTGCCTTTACCAAATGGAGCATCAAAAAATTCAAAGTCAATTACAAACTTCGGTGGAGCAGGTGCTAACGTTGGAGTGATTGTATACGCGTACCAATTCTCTAGCCCCAGACTGAGGTTCTTCCTATTGGCCCGGGCGTTTTCGACAAATTCTTTCAGAAAAATTTCCTGGAGTTCTTTACGGGCTATATCGGCATCTTCGCCCGGATCAAGAGATAAAAAATCTTTTTTGACGCTTGCACCAAGGATTTTTTCATCAAAAACCAATTCCAAAAACAGATTTCCGACATTTCCGGAGATTCTCCAATTTCCCTGATCTGAGGCGATCATAATCATCTTTTCCAGGCCCAACCTGGCATTTTCCAATGAGCTGAATTCCTCTGATATTTCAAAAAGGGGCTGATTTGTAGCGTCCGTTACAATCACAGTCCAAATTTCCCCGCTTTCTGAAAAGACAAATTGGGGGCTGAAAATCAACCAATCTGCCTTCCTGGGGTGGATTCCATAAAGTCCGCCAACCCTGTTTTCCAAACCGGAAAGATTGTCGATATGGTAAAATTCACCAGGGATTGCATAGTCAAATCCCTGTCCCCGTTCGGCACCGATTTGAGGGTAATTATTGAGAAAACGGAGTTTGTCCCCGATAAGTCGTTCCTTACCTTTTTGCGGACTTAACCGGACAGTCAAAAGACCGTAATCCGTCAGTTGTTCTGCAAATCGCGCCAAAAGGTGATTTAGGAACTGATTCCTGCGTTCCAGGAAATTTTCTCTGGGTTCAGTGAGGTTGTTAAGTATATTTTTGAGTCCAACGAGGTCCTTCCATATATCTGCGGCATCCGGCACCAGCGATTCCAAATTTTGGGAAAAATAGGTTTGTGCGACTTTTGGATTGCCAAACAAATCTTTTTCTTCGGAAATGGAAAAAAGGTCACGAACATGAGCAAGCTGCGCAAGGTAGTTGGCTAAAAGTTGCTCAAAAACCATCAGATAAGCCTTCAGCTGTTTTACCTGATAAGCTTGTGGCCGACTTTCACCTGCAGGAAGCATACCCTCCTCTCCTACTCCGTATACCAGTGGAAAATCATTTTGGATGGAATAGTAATCGCCCGAACCCGCGAATTCACCTGTTATTTCATCGAAATCCAATTGGGGATACCTTATTTTTTGCGGGCGTTTTTCAGCCTGGATTTCATCCAAAAGGTCTTCGACTTCCTCTTGATTTGCTTTGAATGGAAGTCCCTCTTTATAATAAATGAGCTTACTAAGTTCAGGATTTAGCCGAGGCACATAATTCTGCTCAAACGCCAGATCAAGACACCATCTGACGCTTTTGGATGGGATTTTGTTTTCAGGATCGTCCTGAGGCAAGTTGGCGACCTGAATACTTTTCACTGCCAATACCCCTTCGATATCCATAATCAGGTGAATCAGATCCGAAACATGAATTTTGGATTTTCGGTCGGCTTTTGACAAATCGTCCCCATCAATAAAACCATGTTTCAAAAGGGGGCCTTCGAATATTTCTTCAGTTGATATA
Coding sequences:
- a CDS encoding contractile injection system tape measure protein; the protein is MGQHLIHSQILDLRYKDEGRAKAAINQWSDRFQKEWLPVLEQALDELDTDGKWIRLDRVEINLGKIGEGISPELFQQKLKESLKTQLLKQISTAPITLSAEQNVKSHIPHDETKSVELLDYLLRNGHRPWWASQYNKEGIRGLIQSFLAGKNPVFYGWIRSESFTPAMLSRLELHLNGKTILKLISMAFSEKLNEHLTLRKSLIFALSPEVYSENKLGQKLDRCFLEAFLISETKLSDPISKWLKAQLNRSSTSEEYSVLLAELIPGSSKKEALEKMWSKWTHTTTYKNASQNSESQAVAQQIAKAKFYEKLPKSGSTEKAGQPVSHVKIGFDETFPISNAGLVLAAPYLPFFFKGLGLVEDKQFVSIESQNRAALLIQAFLDDSFSYEESDLLLNKILCGLAPTEPISVTFSPTQTEREEIANLLDAMAGRWTAVKGTSGSSMARSFFPREGSLKRTGKGYNLAIPRISIDILLNKLPWTISMIKLPWMNELLFTEW
- a CDS encoding Ig-like domain-containing protein, translating into MSQIIPTYPIFEGSQVLTSDQLNQLSAYLDQQNRLTRSKLIGIGIVCGLQIQPFPDGLKISKGLGITSEGFLIQIGTDFIGTHYRRYVIPEGVSYRPFESPNGLGVLVQDVELWEMLSEKPVDETGVKKLNNPTAFLTDKYVLLFIEIFDRDLKSCLGNACDDKGKDRIFSLRRLLVSQTDLDLILTRSANVSGSFSGAPNLKTFRLKKPLFSPADLESNQLQAFVKHYQDTILETIKPEFWENLKRGYSVFEPILGKSFGFNNPFDQAAIISKIAQVQISLNALAADIKGVQYLWDFFKELALAWEEFVEAGLSLWYSCPTDPSLFPLHMLLGKARPETENAEEFYKYRRGFVQPPIFNEQKLLKDVTAQRYRRLVLMIETLELEILNNPRPAEFPVKITPSKEKQGVLGQRSIPYYYNLKSKGTLGSWFSLEKTWMDAENKHLWSADRQEILSYDNQPDVPNPNGTFLESPLNYDLEAYPFLRIEGHLDQEIDQAKDEVEKLIRQFNLPIHLETLHLDAGGLLDVEHCGWNDLQEEYLHHRLQLIGLIRDIKEIINFLQEMNKKFIEKGRNELFEPELEKQVLEYFEEFNVWVESLNECLKDLIWEKFQTGYKKVLQTLLDILLIRMKLLDKIDFSKQDPDQDLELYNGLLTRVSPILYRILDLFYFTKIQRLYLSYLKRTEKLQNSRKFSEYLKQNPGLVHEAGVYRGGTFFLLYLQTTGKVIGDLSLAGSACTCDCDDPCRDSKWDILPPFARPDFAIAFRNKQIRIEVMINDRSPVERKYRVEPSSDRSVNGGEVKQDEDKSAFLYIPPKDFLGDDSFTYLLTDEESGLVDEGRVTIWVKNPESKTCYTAEILTCWGETNVNETLERRRISRENMTFEQRVQVLLNSLATSKGFTLDEIRSSVLEGNEERKQLLTCLGMNVENASRDQMEKTILDYQNSNCGVIETPSPAECTSRRVTGSVRDNKGNPIPAAAVIIKGTTIGTQTDLNGKFVINFPNPGVELTVAVVGFRQVVRRICSESTVTIVLNPLAIREIVVVGVKPVTLDKTILSEILAVKGVKIENLANITKDELIKLATEGKEEISFKPEELGGLKSDTLKLIAGTKSISVRSTDTKAILIGRILGN